In Candidatus Yanofskybacteria bacterium, the sequence CTCGCTTAAGCGAGTGGGCTCTGTCCTTTATTGCCAGCGCTTATTCGCAAAGCGAATGGGCTCTGACTACTAAGGATGAGCTGAAATATCTGCGCAATTTCCTCTGAAGTGATTAGGGCCTCGCTTTGATTATGATTGTATTGCCCTCGACCTGTCTTTTTGGATTCTTAGTCTTGGCCACTTTCTAGCCGATGGCTTGGCTGCGGATGATTCGAAACGAAACGAGCCTCGCTTGATTATATGCATTCAGCGAAGGCCCAAGCTTACAGCGAGAACTCGCGCAGGCATTTCGGCTGGATCATATTTGGTATAGCCCCGAAGGGGCGATAAAGAAAGGTTCCTCGAAATGCCGAGCGTGTAGACAGCGAGCCGCCGCAGGAGCGGCTCGACTATCGGTCGAGTCGTAGGCTTGGGCCGGAGCACGATTTTAAGTACGAAAAAAGCGGTACTTGCGTACCGCTTACAGGTTCTGTTCCAAGGTCATACCTGCCTTGACCTGAGCGTGTGATAACCGGTGGTCGCTTCCCCCGGGCCCATATCTTTTTACAACATGGCCACCTCTCATCAAAAATATTGACCGATCGACTTTCTGATTATCGACGTCTCGCTGACGTCGAACGTTTCGCCGACTTCGGCGCAACTTTCTTGGCTGGCGACTTTCGCGTCGCCTGCACCTTGCGGGCCGAACCAACGGCCACGCCCTGCTGACGCAGGCTCGATGCACTCACGCGAGCCCCTTGTGCCCGTGCCGCGCCGATGTAGTTGCGTGCGACCATCTCGTTCACGACATTGACGTTGGCGACGAAGTTAGTCAGGTTCTTCTCGCTGCGTTCGACGCCGCGAAGGAATTCGAACTGCAGGGTCTTGGCCCGTTCAGGATTCGCCTTGAGCATCCGGAGCTCGTTCAACGCCTTGTGCGCATCGCGCGCGTAAGCCTCTGCCACGAACCGAGAGACCTCGGCCTCCGACGCCCCGATGGCACCGAAGTTCAGGTCCACCCCACGAAGCTCACCCACGATCTGATTCTCGGCCACGCTGGCCTGATCGCCAGTCGAGCTGAGGCTCCGGACGATCCGGAACTGCTCCACAGCCGCCGATGTGGCGACCGCTTGCTTCCAGGCCATGTCGATCGTGGCCTGCTGGGCCGCGATCTTGGCGTTCCTGCGATCGATTCCAATCAACAGAACGAGCACGCAGATGGCAACGCCGATGACGACCAACATCTTGCTCACATTGCTCTTCATTTCAATGACCTTTCAGAAAACCGAGTTTACGTACTTTCAGCGTATATACATTATAGCATATCTGGGGCCGTATGTCAATTACCCCTGACATGCCCCACGGAGACCTAAATGGCGGTCTTTTAGGCAGTAAAGACCGCCATTTACTTAAGCGCTAGATACACAACGAAGCTCTATTAGTAATTTCCCGAAGGGCACCTTTGAAGCCAAAAAGGTGCCCTTCTAATATCAAGCGGAGGCCCGAGGGCTGGATCCTACCGAATACAACTCAGTATTTTAGAATTGGGCATACGATTTTCGAGAGGCCCGCGCAGGGCCGACTGGGCCCGAGCGAGAGGGTGATTCTCTAGCAAGAGAACACAGCCCGTACTCGAGAAAGTCGTATGCCCAATTCGACACATACAAAAAACACCGCTTTAGGCGGTGATTTTTGTTATTTGAATTTTAGTTAGTGGTTGTCTGTGGCCCTTCTTCTTGGTCTGTCTAGTCTTGTTCTTAAACTTGAACACCATCTTCTTTTTATCTTTGAAATCAGCCAATACCTTGGCCTCTACCTTGGCCCCTTTTACAGTTGGCTTACCAACTTTAACAACTTCGCCGTCATTGGTTAGTAAAACCTCTTCTATATTTAAAATCCCATCAGTAGTGATGACCTTCTCTATATCTAAAGTATCTCCTTCTGAGACCTTGTAC encodes:
- the rplU gene encoding 50S ribosomal protein L21, whose amino-acid sequence is MTNKFAIIKTGGKQYKVSEGDTLDIEKVITTDGILNIEEVLLTNDGEVVKVGKPTVKGAKVEAKVLADFKDKKKMVFKFKNKTRQTKKKGHRQPLTKIQITKITA